CTTTTTTCCTTTAACAGCCCTTACGGTCTCTGCCACGAATGTGGCGGTACGGGGGTGGTCAGGAGGGTCGATGCAGGGAAGGTACTGGGTAAAGGGAGAATTTCCGGAAAAAGGATTCTGGAGGCATGGCTACAGGCGCCTTTTATCCCTCAGAAGGCTCGGAAGAAATGGAAAAACTACTGGTACGACACTCTGAGGCTTGATCAGACGGTTGATGGTGATAATCTGCCGCCCGATCTCGAAAGAACCGTGCTCTACGGCAGAGACGGTGTTCCGGGGCTGATACCGGTACTTGAAGAGCTCATTGACCAGGACCTCCTGCCCGATGATGTGTTGCACAATCTTTTTGAAGAGGATTGTCCGTCCTGCGGGGGAACGAGAATTAACGAACAGGCCAGATCGGTTTACGTTGCTGACTATTCCCTGCCAGATCTGGTGAAGATGACCATAGAGGAATTTTCGGATGTGTGGGACCGCCTTTACGGGCTTTCTTCCGGTTCCATTTTATCTTCCCTTTACGAAGAGGTCAGAAGCCGTGTTGAATTTTTGCGGAGAGTAGGGCTTGGATACCTGACCCTGTCGAGATCGGGAGATACTCTTTCAGGGGGAGAATTTCAGAGGATTCGTCTGGCCGCACACCTTGGCTCCGGTCTTACGGGTGTGCTTTACATTCTGGACGAACCGACGATAGGGCTTCATCCTGCGGATACGGAGAGGTTGATCGACGGCCTGAAGTTGCTTCGTGATCGCGGGAATAGCGTTATTGTTGTGGAGCATGATCTGGAGACGCTTAAGAATGCGGATTTATTGATAGAGCTGGGTCCTGGAGGCGGAACGCAGGGAGGGATTGTAACGGGTGTTGGTACTTTTCAGGATCTGGTAAATAACAAGGAGACCGCCCTTTCCCGGGCTTTTGGTGTTTCTTCCGGGAATGCAAGAAATTACCGCAGGGCCGCTGGCAGATACGACAACTGGCTTGAGATTCGTTCGACTAATTTCAGAAATCTCAGAGATGTTGACCTCAGGATTCCTCTGGGCACACTTACCTGTGTGACCGGCGTTTCAGGAGCCGGAAAGAGTACCCTTGTCTACGATGTTCTCTATCCTTTGCTGATGGAAGTCATCACGGGCTCCTTCTGGTATTCGGCAGGCGGTGTTGTGCATTCAGGAATTAAAGGTTACGAAGGTATTCACTCCGTTTTGTGCGTGGATCATCAGCCGATAGGAAGAACCTCCAGATCCATACCGGCCACCTATCTCGGAATATGGGACGATATCAGAAATATCTTTGCCTCTCTTCCCGAGGCAAAGGTGCGGGGCTTTCGGCCAGCTCACTTTTCCTTCAATCTGCGAGGTGGCAGGTGTGAATTCTGTCTCGGGATGGGTTATGTAATCGAGCAGATGAAATTCCTCCCGGATGTTAAGAAGGAGTGTCCCGTATGCAGGGGTATGAGGTTTTCTCGGGATATTCTGGAGGTTAGATACCGGGAAAAAAATATTTCCGAGGTGCTTGAAATGACCTTTGAAGAGGCACCGGTTTACTTTGCCGCCTATCCGAGAATTGTCAAAACCGTGGGTCTCGTAAATGAGCTGGGTCTGGGATACCTGAGGCTGGGGCAACCCAGTCCAACACTTTCTGGAGGGGAAGCTCAACGGATAAAACTGGTCAAGGAATTAAAGAAAAATTCCCGCCCTTCAATATTTCTTCTCGACGAGCCCACGACGGGATTACATCACCTGGATATAAAAAGACTTCTGAACGTGCTTAAAAAGCTCGTGAACAGGGGACATACGATTATTGCCATAGAACATAACTTGGATTTTATTGCACAATGCGACTATATTATCGACCTGGGTCCGACAGGCGGAGATGCGGGCGGAAGAATTGTGGCCCAGGGTACGCCTGATGAGTTTAAACACTTTACCGATAGATCTCTTACGGCCAGAGCGCTCTGGCATGAAAGTAATGAAAGTTCAAAGATAACGGGATAAAGGAGCATATATGCCTCTCAGGGGAGCCAAAGAACTTATTTCGGTACTGGACGAATGCGAAGACATTGTGAGAAAGCTTGAGGGAGGAGGAATCTCTCAAGAAGAAGCCCTCCGGGAGATTGCCGTTCGCATGAAAGAATTCCAGATAGTTGCAGAGAAATCTGGGTTGATTGCACTGAGGCGGACGGGAAGAGAAATCGAAAAATATGTTAAAAATCCGGGTCTGTCTCCCGATGAAGTCACAATGCTTGCTTTTGTTTTTCCCACCCTGAAAAGCGGGCTTGAAAAGGAGACCGTGGAAGACATTCGCGTGGCCGTTCTGGAAACCTTTGAAATTCTCGGACTTCCCGTGCCCACGGATTGGCAAACCAGCAAGTTTGTCGTGGAGCCCGAAAAGCCATCTGCGGTTGAAGATACTTCTGTAGGGGAACCGGAAGAAATTCCTGCCGAGGAGGAACCGGAGCTCGTGGAAAAAAGAGTCGAATACGAAGAGGTTCCTTTGGAGTCTCTGATGAGAGCCACGAGCAATCTGGGGGTTGAAGCGGTAACCGAACCCGACGGTTCCGTAGTGATAAGGGTGGATCCGGCCCACGTACCGCAGATTCAGCGGCTGCTTTCTCCTGCGGATCCCGACATGGATTTCGAGAGCGTCCTTCCTGCCGAAGACGACCTTGAAAAAAAGGTTCTGGCCAAGGTTAAGGAATTCATGGTTGCCTTTTCGTCGGGAGATTTTGAGAAGGCCGAGGAAATACTCGAAGAACTTTCGAGCATTCAGGAAGGTAGCGAGATATTTGGGGAAATAGGCAAGATTGCAAGGCATCTGCACACGGCTTTTAAGGATTTTGCCAAAATTCTCGATCCGGCACTGAAAGAACTCGCCGTTGATTACCTGCCCGATTCTGAAAGCAGGCTCAGATATCTCATGAAATTGACCGAGGACGCGGCCAATACGACTCTTGATTGCACGGAGAAAATGAAGGATCGCATAAGAAGGGGTCAGGAAGTTCTGGAGGGTATGAGAAAGCATCTGGAACGGCTTAAACCGATAGGCTCCGGGGCAACAAAGCGCATAGGCGACATGATTGCCATGATTGAGGAGCTGGAAAGCTCTTTAGCAGAAGAAAAAGAGGACGTTGACCGTATTCTGTCTGCTCAAAATTTTCAGGATCTCAGCGGCCAGACCGTGATAAAGGTTCTGAACGTTATGCAGGAACTCCAGGATCGCCTGGTAAATGCCATAAAGACTTTTGGCATAAAGATCGAAGGACGGAAAAAGGAGAAGGAAGAGCTCATTGGACCGGCCCACGAAGGTGTTGAAGGTGCCCTGCGGTCCCAGGATGAAGTGGATGCTCTGTTGGCCCAGTTCGGTTTTTAGGGGGAACTTATGGCTTCGCAGGAAGAATTTCGCTTTAAGGCAGAGGTAAGGGTGAGGTATGCCGATACCGATGCTCAGGGGCACGTTTATTTCGCCAATTATCTTGTCTACTTCGACGTGGCCATGACCGATTATTTCAAAGCCATCGGATATCCTTATGAGAGATTGCTGTCAAAGGGATATGACTTTTTCACCGTGGAGGCCTGCTGTCGTTACAGGGGTAGAGCCTTTTTTGATGAGACTCTTTACGTGGGAGCTAAAATAACAAAAATAGGTCGATCAAGCTTTAGATATGATCTGGCTATTTTCAAAGATTCGGCAACCGAACCCATAGCAGATGGTCACGTGGTAAATGTCATGATCGATCGGGAAACGGAAAGGCCTGTCAAAGTGCCCGAGGATTTCAGAGAAGCTGTCCGAAGTTTTGAAGGATCCATAGAAGAGTCGTAATTCAATTTCTTTTTGTTTTCACTGGCTCTTTTCGCTAAAAAGATGTCCAATGTGAACTCACCTGGTTAATTCGGTATGAAGGAGTGAATGATGTGGGGGCTGAAGTTTTTGAGGTTCCTCTGGTGCATCCTGGCATTCCTGTTGTTCGTTATTGTGGTGGTTGCCTGGGGAGTTGAATATGTCCCGGGTTTTCTAAAAGCGCCCTGGGGCAACAAACTCGGGGGTGTGGGAAATCTCTTCGGACTACTGGCCCTTTATACCGCCGTAATCATGACGGTAATAGGCGTTCGTCTCCCGTTAGTGGAGAGGGCTTTCGGGCTCGATCGGCTGATACGGTTTCATACTGCTCTTGGGCCTCTAGTACTTTTATTTGCAATAATTCACGTCATCTTTCGGACTCTTTCTTTTTCCGCATCGATCGGTGAAAAGTGGAGCTGGGATTTTCTTTTTCAGTTTTTTCCTTACTCCTGGGCAATTTCTGAAAATGCCCTGGTTGCCGCCAGATGGGGATTGCTGGTTATTCTGCTTTCGGTTACGGCTGCCAAGGTGGCGAGATTATCCCGGGGCTTCATCCCTTTTCGTATATGGAAGCCCCTGCATTCGATGATTTACTACGGTATTTTTACCGCCTTTGGGCATTCTTTGATTCTTGCATCAGACGTAAAGCGCTTTCCGCTACTTGTCCCCTGGGCCGGTCTTGCACTTGTATGGGGTGGGTGCTGTGTTTATCGTCTGAATTACCTGTTGCAGCGCAGTCGTAACTTCAGGTGGTTTCTGGAAGGTGTTGACTATGAGACTCATGATGTCCATACCTGCCGCTTTATCAGACCTGAAGGTCAGGGATCCTTTGCCCGCCGACGGCCCGGACAATTTATGATCATTCGTATGAAGTCCCGGCTATGGGGGTGGTCCGATCCACATCCTTTCACGATTTCCTGCCCTCCAGGTAGTGACTCCCTTTGCTGTACCGTGAAAGGCGTTGGTAGTTTCAGCAAAAAGCTCCGGACCTGCAGGCCCGGTACGGTCTTTTTATGTGAGGGGCCTTACGGAATCTTCACGCCCGACTTTGAAAGGGAGAAAAATCTCGTGTTCATAGCAGGCGGAATAGGAATTACGCCTTTTCTCAGCATGATGCGCTATGTTAGAGACAACAGCATCCCCGTTTCGGTCACTCTAATCTGGGGTAACAGGGCCAAAAAGGACATAGTGGCCTACTCGGAACTATCCAGGTTTGTGAAGTCCTCGGATAGGTTTAGGGTCGTTCACGTTCTGAGTGAGCAGAAGATAACGGATAAGATGCGGGAAGAAACGGCAGAGGACGGATTTTTCTGGGAGCAGGGCCTGGTTACGGGAAGCGTTCTTAAAAAATACGTAAACCCCGATAACGCAAGCTTCTACGTTTGCGGTCCGGCACCCATGCAAAAGATGGTGATGAGAGAAATCAGACAGGTCTTTAAGGTGCCTCCCGGAAAAATCAGGCGAGAGTTATTTGTTTTTTATTAGTCGGCATAACTTCGGAGTTACAGGAGAGATAAGGCTATGCAGGGATTCAGAGGAACGCTGGCGGGTGTTTCACTTCTGGATTTGATTCAATTTTTGTGCACAAGTGGTGCAGAGGTCAGGCTGCAGGTTTCATCTCCTGATGGAGAAGGCATCATTTGCATAGGGGACGGAAGGGTATTTCACGCAGAAACGGCACGGCATGAAGGAGAGGAAGCCTTTTTTGAGATCGCCCTGTGGAAGCAGGGTGAATTTCGCTGGACTCCTCTGGCAGGGGAATGGCGAAACAGGGTGACCATTGACAGCGACTGGCAGTATCTTATTCTGGAGGCTTCCAGGATTCGTGATGAAACGGTTACGGGTCGTACGGCTCGCGACGAAGAAAGGGATTACATTGTTGCGTATTGTCAGAAGTGTCAGAAGCGTTTTTACGTGCCTGCCGATAAAGTGCCCTTCGGAAAAAAGGTTCGCGTAAAATGCCCCGGTTGCCGGGAAGAAGTGATCGTTGAAAGAGAAGAAGCGGTGGCTGATGTTTTTGAGAGAGAGATCGAGAAGTGGAAATATGAAGAGCTGGAAGAGGGTCCGGATTTTCTTGAGATTTCTGGTGGAGTGCTGGTTTGTACCGGAGATGTTGAACTGGGTAAAAGTCTTTCGGGTGCGTTGCAAAGGGAAGGATATCAGGTACATTTGGTTAACCGGGGTAGGGACGGCTTTTTTGCACTGCGACAGGGGGATTTTTCCGTTGTGATAATAGATGAGGCTCTTGACGGTGGGGGACTGGATAGGAATATTTTGCTCCATTACTTACAACGCCTTCCCATGAACATAAGGCGGAAGTTTTATGTTTGCCTTCTCGGTCAGGAATTACGGACGCGAGATTTCTGGGCTGCCTTCAGGCTGGGGGTTGACCTTGTTGTGAACAAGAATAACGTTGACCTCATAGGGGAACTCCTCCATTATACAACGGTGCGATTGAGGAAATTTTACGAACCCTTCTTGGAAGAACTGCAGATATTGAAGGCTGAATAGGAGATGATCTTCCGATTCGGTCGGCGCAGGGAGAGGTCGAAAAGGGCGAAGGATAGGCTGGAGAGCTGTATTAATACAATCCTTGATTTGAATGAAAGGCTCGGTGAGGGTAAGATCAGTCCCGATATAATTCAACATTTCAAACGGCTTAAGCAGACCTTTTCCGATCTGGACGATGCGATGGTGGACGAAAAAGAAGTTAACCGGATTGAAGATGCCACCAATAAACTTCTTCAGGAGATTCGGGCTCTCTACGGTGAAAGTTTTTTGAAAAAACTTTACGACATGCCCAAGCACTGACGGAGCCGGTGGTTATGGAAAGGCCTTCTCAAGGGAAAGAAATATTTGTCTTTTCGAAAAAAGGCGATTCGGGAGAAACGAGTCTTCTTTCGGGAGAGCGGGTTCCCAAGCATCATATTCGTCCGGAAACCTATGGGACTATTGATGAAGCCAGTTCGGCTCTGGGGATTGCCAGAGCGCTTACCGGGCTGTCCGAGCTGAAAAGCACGATAACCGAAATACAGCAGGACCTTGTTGTGCTCGGAGCTGAACTGGCCTGTTCCGACCGGAATTCCCGTTACCGCATCACCGAGGAACACATATCCAGACTGGAACGATGGATTGAGAAGTTTCAGGAGCAGGTAACCTTACCCCGCCGTTTTGTCCTTCCGGGCGACAGCCTGACCGGGGCAGTGCTTGATCTGGCCAGAACCATAGTACGGCGTGCCGAAAGACGATGCTCCGAACTGCGGGAGAGAGGTGAATTCATCAGAAAAGAAGTGCCCGCTTTTCTGAACAGATTGGCGGATCTGCTGTTTGTTATGGCCAGATATGCAGATGCTTTGGAAAAGGCGGAATAATCCAACCCGATTGTAGATCCTCTTCCGGGATTACCTTGTTGAGTCTTTTCTTTTGTTACAGTAAAGAGTTTATCTGCCGGGTTGCTTATGGTAATCCTTTGCGGAATTTTGTCTGATCTAATTGGCTGATGAGGATTGTTTCCGGAGGACGATATGGAGTTCTGGATTGTTCTCGCCGGTTTTTTAGCGGGCGCTTACATGGCGTGGAATATAGGAGCCAACGATGTTGCCAACGGAATGGCTTCTGCCGTAGGGGCCCGGGCTATTACTTTGCGTCAGGCTGTTTTTATCGGCGGTATTCTCGATTTTGCCGGTGCCGTCCTCGTGGGTTCTCATGTAACCACGACCATCCGCAAAAATATTATCGATGCCCATGCTATAACCGCCGACCCTCAGGTTATGATGCTGGGGTTACTGGCTGCTCTTCTGGCGGCGGCATTTTGGGTATTTTTTTCAACCTGGAGTGAATTTCCCGTTTCCACAACTCACTCGATTGTGGGCGCTATTCTGGGCTTCGGACTCATTGAAGGAGGAATAAAGGCCGTTTACTGGGGAAAGCTCTTTGCCATAATCTTGAGCTGGATTATATCCCCCATATTTGCCGGAATACTTGCTTTTTTAACCTTTAACATTGTCAGAAAGCGCATATTACAGCATCCCGAGCGTCTATCGCAAATGCTTCGCTGG
This sequence is a window from Thermodesulforhabdus norvegica. Protein-coding genes within it:
- a CDS encoding ferredoxin reductase family protein, coding for MMWGLKFLRFLWCILAFLLFVIVVVAWGVEYVPGFLKAPWGNKLGGVGNLFGLLALYTAVIMTVIGVRLPLVERAFGLDRLIRFHTALGPLVLLFAIIHVIFRTLSFSASIGEKWSWDFLFQFFPYSWAISENALVAARWGLLVILLSVTAAKVARLSRGFIPFRIWKPLHSMIYYGIFTAFGHSLILASDVKRFPLLVPWAGLALVWGGCCVYRLNYLLQRSRNFRWFLEGVDYETHDVHTCRFIRPEGQGSFARRRPGQFMIIRMKSRLWGWSDPHPFTISCPPGSDSLCCTVKGVGSFSKKLRTCRPGTVFLCEGPYGIFTPDFEREKNLVFIAGGIGITPFLSMMRYVRDNSIPVSVTLIWGNRAKKDIVAYSELSRFVKSSDRFRVVHVLSEQKITDKMREETAEDGFFWEQGLVTGSVLKKYVNPDNASFYVCGPAPMQKMVMREIRQVFKVPPGKIRRELFVFY
- a CDS encoding cob(I)yrinic acid a,c-diamide adenosyltransferase; the encoded protein is MERPSQGKEIFVFSKKGDSGETSLLSGERVPKHHIRPETYGTIDEASSALGIARALTGLSELKSTITEIQQDLVVLGAELACSDRNSRYRITEEHISRLERWIEKFQEQVTLPRRFVLPGDSLTGAVLDLARTIVRRAERRCSELRERGEFIRKEVPAFLNRLADLLFVMARYADALEKAE
- a CDS encoding acyl-CoA thioesterase — translated: MASQEEFRFKAEVRVRYADTDAQGHVYFANYLVYFDVAMTDYFKAIGYPYERLLSKGYDFFTVEACCRYRGRAFFDETLYVGAKITKIGRSSFRYDLAIFKDSATEPIADGHVVNVMIDRETERPVKVPEDFREAVRSFEGSIEES
- a CDS encoding protein phosphatase CheZ, with protein sequence MPLRGAKELISVLDECEDIVRKLEGGGISQEEALREIAVRMKEFQIVAEKSGLIALRRTGREIEKYVKNPGLSPDEVTMLAFVFPTLKSGLEKETVEDIRVAVLETFEILGLPVPTDWQTSKFVVEPEKPSAVEDTSVGEPEEIPAEEEPELVEKRVEYEEVPLESLMRATSNLGVEAVTEPDGSVVIRVDPAHVPQIQRLLSPADPDMDFESVLPAEDDLEKKVLAKVKEFMVAFSSGDFEKAEEILEELSSIQEGSEIFGEIGKIARHLHTAFKDFAKILDPALKELAVDYLPDSESRLRYLMKLTEDAANTTLDCTEKMKDRIRRGQEVLEGMRKHLERLKPIGSGATKRIGDMIAMIEELESSLAEEKEDVDRILSAQNFQDLSGQTVIKVLNVMQELQDRLVNAIKTFGIKIEGRKKEKEELIGPAHEGVEGALRSQDEVDALLAQFGF
- a CDS encoding response regulator produces the protein MQGFRGTLAGVSLLDLIQFLCTSGAEVRLQVSSPDGEGIICIGDGRVFHAETARHEGEEAFFEIALWKQGEFRWTPLAGEWRNRVTIDSDWQYLILEASRIRDETVTGRTARDEERDYIVAYCQKCQKRFYVPADKVPFGKKVRVKCPGCREEVIVEREEAVADVFEREIEKWKYEELEEGPDFLEISGGVLVCTGDVELGKSLSGALQREGYQVHLVNRGRDGFFALRQGDFSVVIIDEALDGGGLDRNILLHYLQRLPMNIRRKFYVCLLGQELRTRDFWAAFRLGVDLVVNKNNVDLIGELLHYTTVRLRKFYEPFLEELQILKAE